A window of Pedobacter lusitanus contains these coding sequences:
- a CDS encoding DUF1572 family protein, with amino-acid sequence MINNYIESVFKQFEYYKVLGEKTFAQVTDSALFYQYNEQSNSIASIVKHISGNMLSRWTDFLTTDGEKEWRNREAEFDHDINSREELLNQWNEGWTCLFTALNSINEDNFEQTVYIRNQGHSITEAINRQLAHYPYHIGQIVFIGKMLAGEEWTSLSIPRGDSQKFNGEKFSQPKAKIHFTDEFLKKGKK; translated from the coding sequence ATGATAAATAATTATATTGAAAGTGTATTTAAGCAGTTTGAATACTATAAAGTGCTAGGAGAGAAGACTTTTGCTCAGGTTACTGATTCGGCACTTTTTTATCAGTATAATGAACAGAGTAACAGCATTGCGTCTATTGTAAAACATATTTCAGGTAATATGTTATCCCGATGGACTGATTTTTTAACCACTGATGGTGAAAAAGAGTGGCGGAACAGGGAGGCGGAATTTGATCATGATATCAACAGCAGGGAAGAATTGTTAAATCAATGGAATGAAGGCTGGACTTGTTTATTTACCGCATTAAATTCAATCAATGAAGACAATTTTGAGCAAACAGTTTATATAAGAAATCAGGGACATTCGATTACTGAGGCAATTAACCGGCAACTGGCTCATTACCCTTATCATATTGGCCAGATTGTTTTTATCGGCAAGATGCTGGCTGGCGAAGAATGGACATCTTTATCTATACCCCGGGGCGATTCTCAAAAATTTAACGGCGAGAAGTTTTCTCAACCAAAAGCAAAAATCCATTTCACAGATGAGTTTCTGAAGAAAGGGAAAAAATAG
- a CDS encoding AraC family transcriptional regulator: MKQSKHKRTAIPVHKLQERTALGIQIRYSANFNNKEIRYLGAHRDDHYILILQEYGNSMINIDFRNIHIRGIAVFFILPGQVHHIPEADHSGGWFMAIDSALIDKSYHQVFEELALHQQVMSISAEKSAQLIKCAELLLSMFDDMDKPSVPATIIHSLASAYVGMFADLYKCSAPEKDKQNLRPEMITSEFRKLVGRQFKTVKNPSQYADALSLSLSYLNEVVKAVTGSPVSQWIHYEVVLEAKRMLYYSDLSVKQIAFALGYDDHAYFSRLFTKVSGTSPIQFRKSYRE, from the coding sequence GTGAAACAATCAAAGCATAAACGAACCGCCATACCTGTTCATAAACTTCAGGAACGTACTGCTTTGGGCATACAAATCCGCTATTCAGCGAATTTTAACAATAAAGAGATAAGGTATCTGGGTGCACACAGAGATGATCATTATATTCTTATTTTACAGGAATACGGAAACAGCATGATTAATATAGATTTCAGAAATATTCATATCAGGGGAATTGCTGTTTTTTTCATTTTGCCGGGACAAGTGCATCATATACCTGAAGCGGATCATTCGGGCGGTTGGTTTATGGCTATAGATTCTGCGCTGATTGATAAAAGTTATCATCAGGTTTTTGAAGAACTGGCACTGCATCAGCAGGTGATGAGTATAAGTGCTGAAAAATCGGCACAGCTGATAAAATGTGCTGAACTCCTGTTAAGTATGTTTGATGATATGGATAAACCATCGGTTCCGGCCACTATAATTCACTCACTGGCTTCCGCCTATGTAGGAATGTTTGCTGATCTTTACAAGTGTAGCGCACCTGAAAAAGATAAACAAAATTTAAGACCGGAAATGATTACCAGCGAGTTTAGAAAATTAGTGGGGCGCCAATTTAAAACCGTTAAAAATCCAAGTCAGTATGCCGACGCGCTTTCACTCTCGCTTTCTTATCTTAATGAGGTGGTTAAGGCCGTTACTGGCTCTCCTGTGAGTCAGTGGATTCATTATGAAGTTGTTTTAGAAGCTAAAAGGATGTTGTATTACAGTGATTTAAGTGTTAAACAAATTGCTTTTGCACTGGGTTATGATGATCATGCTTATTTCTCCAGACTTTTCACGAAAGTATCCGGGACTTCTCCAATTCAATTTCGTAAAAGCTACCGCGAATAG
- a CDS encoding M16 family metallopeptidase, producing the protein MKKIFIFALTALFVQAVSAQKLDRSQKPKPGPAPVLTFTDPVIYKLPNGITVLVVENHKLPKVSATFNIDAGPVTEGSKAGIISLLSGLMNEGTTTQSKIQFDEAVDQLGANVSVSSSGGHASALTRYFDSAFLLMADALRHPAFPEASFEKLRSQALTGLKSSERSAKAISGRVVNALSYGVNHPFGEFETEKSINSITLNDVKAAYTRYVTPSRGYLTFVGDIKPEAAKALAIKALGDWKGTVLSLPVLAKVNNPAKTEVDVIDVPNAVQSEITVTNLINLPLNSPDYHAVLLANEILGGGADAKLFRNLREKHGFTYGAYSSTGSGRFQSEFRANAAVRNEKVDSAVVEFLKEIKVMRTEKVSADDLQNAKNLYNGSFALGLENPARTAGFASNILINDLPKDFYRTYLQKINAVTADDILRVSKKYFGYDDARVVIVGKQDQFVPGLKKSGFTVKTYDKFAVPVTAVPAAN; encoded by the coding sequence ATGAAGAAGATATTCATATTTGCCCTGACAGCATTGTTTGTACAAGCTGTATCAGCGCAAAAATTAGATAGAAGCCAAAAACCAAAACCGGGTCCGGCACCAGTGCTGACATTTACAGACCCTGTGATTTATAAGCTTCCTAACGGGATTACAGTTCTGGTAGTAGAAAATCATAAGTTGCCAAAGGTATCTGCAACTTTTAATATAGATGCAGGACCGGTTACCGAGGGATCAAAAGCAGGCATCATATCTTTATTAAGCGGATTAATGAACGAGGGAACAACAACCCAGAGCAAGATCCAGTTTGATGAGGCTGTTGATCAGTTAGGTGCTAATGTAAGTGTTTCTTCCTCCGGAGGCCATGCTTCAGCGCTGACCCGTTATTTTGACAGTGCTTTTCTTTTGATGGCTGATGCATTGCGTCATCCTGCTTTTCCGGAAGCTTCATTTGAGAAATTAAGATCACAGGCACTTACAGGCCTGAAATCCAGTGAACGTAGTGCTAAAGCTATTTCCGGACGCGTAGTGAATGCGCTCTCTTATGGTGTGAATCATCCTTTTGGAGAGTTTGAAACGGAAAAGAGCATCAATTCAATTACTTTAAATGATGTAAAAGCTGCTTATACGCGTTATGTTACGCCATCCAGAGGATATCTTACTTTTGTAGGAGATATTAAACCTGAGGCTGCAAAAGCATTGGCTATTAAAGCTTTGGGGGACTGGAAAGGAACTGTATTATCACTCCCTGTATTGGCAAAGGTAAATAATCCTGCTAAAACAGAGGTTGATGTAATTGATGTTCCAAATGCCGTGCAATCAGAAATTACAGTTACCAACCTGATTAATCTACCTTTAAATAGTCCTGATTATCACGCTGTTTTATTGGCTAATGAAATTCTTGGGGGTGGTGCCGATGCTAAACTTTTCAGAAATCTGAGAGAAAAACATGGTTTTACCTATGGGGCATATTCCTCAACAGGTTCAGGTCGTTTTCAATCAGAGTTCCGTGCAAATGCTGCAGTGAGAAATGAAAAGGTTGATAGTGCTGTGGTAGAGTTTCTTAAAGAAATTAAAGTAATGCGTACAGAAAAAGTGAGTGCTGATGACTTGCAGAATGCAAAAAATCTATATAACGGATCTTTTGCTTTAGGGTTGGAGAATCCTGCAAGGACAGCCGGTTTTGCCAGTAATATCTTAATTAATGATCTCCCAAAAGATTTCTATCGTACTTATCTTCAGAAAATTAACGCAGTTACTGCTGATGATATTCTGCGTGTAAGCAAGAAATACTTCGGTTATGATGATGCCCGTGTTGTAATTGTTGGTAAACAGGATCAGTTTGTTCCGGGATTAAAGAAAAGTGGTTTTACAGTTAAAACATATGATAAATTTGCTGTTCCTGTAACTGCAGTTCCGGCAGCAAATTAA
- a CDS encoding M16 family metallopeptidase: MKQKLLLTMAISGLCLSASAQKVKFTEYDMANGLHVILHQDKTAPVVAVSVMYHVGSKDEDPQRTGFAHFFEHLLFEGSDNMKRGEFMKIVSSNGGQNNANTSQDRTFYYEVFPSNQLELGLWLESERMLHPKIDEAGVKTQNEVVKEEKRLRIDNSPYGKFTEKIFTRLFDGHPYRWQPIGSMEHLDAAKLSEFIAFFKKYYVPNNAVLTIAGDLDIEKTKALVQKYFDEVPKGAPVVKSVYELKPINKEIIDTAYDANIQIPAIFAAYRVPGMKSHDSKVLGMISTLLSGGGSSRLSTKMVDEKKTALQVAAFSYSLEDYGAYITLALPNNNTPLNDLLKDIDAEVVRLQTDLISESELTKLQNQFENGYVSANSKMIGVAENLAGGYTFYDKDTNNINEELDKVRSVTREEIREVARKYLNKDQRIVLYYLPKK, translated from the coding sequence ATGAAACAAAAACTATTATTAACAATGGCCATTTCGGGTTTGTGCCTGAGTGCTTCGGCGCAAAAGGTGAAATTTACGGAATATGATATGGCCAATGGCTTACATGTTATCCTGCATCAGGATAAAACTGCACCCGTAGTTGCGGTATCGGTTATGTACCATGTTGGCTCAAAAGATGAAGACCCGCAAAGAACTGGTTTTGCACATTTCTTTGAACATCTTTTATTTGAAGGCAGCGACAATATGAAACGTGGTGAGTTCATGAAAATTGTAAGCAGCAATGGTGGACAAAACAATGCCAATACCTCACAGGACAGAACATTTTATTATGAAGTATTTCCTTCCAACCAGCTGGAACTGGGTTTGTGGCTTGAAAGTGAGCGTATGTTGCATCCAAAGATAGATGAAGCAGGTGTTAAAACGCAAAATGAAGTTGTTAAAGAAGAGAAGAGATTACGTATCGACAACTCTCCTTATGGAAAATTCACGGAAAAAATATTTACCCGCCTGTTTGACGGGCATCCTTATCGCTGGCAGCCAATTGGTTCTATGGAACATCTGGATGCGGCAAAACTCAGTGAATTTATTGCTTTCTTTAAGAAGTATTATGTTCCGAATAATGCGGTATTAACCATAGCTGGTGATCTCGATATAGAAAAAACAAAAGCTTTAGTACAGAAATATTTTGATGAGGTTCCAAAAGGGGCCCCGGTTGTAAAGTCAGTTTATGAGTTAAAGCCAATTAATAAGGAAATTATTGATACGGCTTATGATGCAAATATCCAGATCCCGGCAATATTTGCTGCTTATCGTGTTCCAGGTATGAAAAGTCATGACAGTAAAGTTTTAGGGATGATCAGTACCCTGCTTTCTGGCGGCGGAAGTTCAAGACTGAGTACTAAAATGGTAGATGAGAAGAAAACTGCTCTGCAGGTAGCAGCATTTAGTTATAGTCTGGAAGATTATGGTGCTTACATTACGCTGGCCTTACCCAATAATAATACACCTCTTAATGATCTTTTAAAAGATATTGATGCTGAAGTTGTTCGTCTGCAGACTGATCTGATCAGTGAGTCTGAATTAACGAAACTACAGAATCAATTTGAAAATGGTTATGTCAGTGCAAACAGCAAGATGATTGGCGTAGCAGAGAATCTTGCCGGTGGATATACTTTTTACGATAAAGACACAAACAATATCAATGAAGAACTGGATAAAGTGAGGTCTGTAACCCGTGAAGAAATCAGGGAAGTTGCACGTAAATATCTGAATAAGGATCAGCGTATTGTTCTTTATTACTTACCAAAGAAATAG
- a CDS encoding hybrid sensor histidine kinase/response regulator, protein MKPTYTKSLSRKIILAFLVGVIVLAIAALFVRYSITHKLENLSKFAYNIEHDQSKPQRALLLLHQAEDDFQESLLSTDTIKNNAYKVKLSQAFDEIDSLLKENTDTAGLSVAQRNKVKYWYHKKLKLSENLYTLKHNFDSLLVAYTDFNQSQKALPGIKTIIHANKKIAKVDTDTIRKDVVVKKKGLFTRLKDAISNNGTSRTGVIEINHNRTSGSIDSVTMKIAGKDKKAYATGIRQLQERNEKLLTAQKELITLNIRINNEMERIINGIKEINYSLVAEFKEMAFKSYQETTALLNKFYLAALFLVLIFAILLIVFIIKLDRSEIILRKENDRAVTIAQQKMDLLLHMSHEIRNPLTAIKGFLYIFSRTTLSPRQKEMLGSITLSSDMLLLTLNDTLDAAKMENNEFKINADPFNADFALKEVIESMEFSATKKKLTISYNFEGNKEVVLLGDSFRLKQIMVNLLSNAIKYTSTGGITVNAKLISDKKANQLEVSITDTGLGISSEQQANLFSKYYQTNSAKGTTGTGLGLYICKQMVELQKGVISVESKAGEGSTFKFSIPYQDGNITDHTHTKTVTDDPLLLLKGISILAVDDNELNLMFLKMMISKWNVRYYQASNGKEALAILEKESVTVVLTDLQMPEMDGYELLSAIRNSDSSICKIPVIVISGDEADGEDTGLKAKGFSGLVTKPFIEADLVREIAAAIPQVPAHS, encoded by the coding sequence TTGAAACCGACTTATACTAAATCCCTGTCTAGAAAGATCATACTTGCCTTCTTAGTGGGTGTTATTGTTCTGGCTATAGCTGCGCTTTTTGTACGTTATTCTATCACACATAAGCTGGAGAATCTTTCGAAATTTGCCTATAATATTGAACATGATCAATCTAAACCGCAACGCGCTTTGTTATTACTCCATCAGGCAGAAGATGATTTTCAGGAATCGCTTTTAAGTACTGATACCATTAAAAACAATGCCTATAAGGTGAAATTGTCGCAGGCTTTTGATGAGATTGATTCTTTACTGAAAGAGAACACAGACACGGCAGGTTTATCGGTTGCGCAGCGTAATAAAGTCAAATACTGGTATCATAAGAAGTTAAAGCTGTCTGAAAATCTTTATACGCTTAAACACAATTTTGACTCATTGCTTGTAGCTTATACTGACTTTAATCAAAGTCAGAAAGCGCTTCCGGGGATCAAAACTATTATACATGCAAATAAAAAGATTGCCAAAGTTGATACCGATACGATACGTAAAGACGTGGTTGTTAAGAAGAAAGGTCTTTTTACCAGACTCAAAGATGCAATTTCCAATAACGGGACATCCCGGACAGGTGTAATAGAAATCAATCATAACCGTACCAGCGGATCTATTGATTCGGTTACGATGAAAATTGCAGGGAAGGATAAAAAAGCTTATGCAACAGGTATTAGACAGTTGCAGGAGCGTAACGAGAAATTATTAACAGCACAAAAAGAGTTAATCACACTGAATATCCGGATTAATAATGAAATGGAACGGATTATTAACGGTATTAAAGAGATTAACTACAGCCTGGTAGCTGAATTCAAAGAGATGGCTTTTAAAAGTTATCAGGAGACTACAGCCTTATTGAATAAATTTTATCTGGCTGCATTATTCCTGGTGCTGATATTTGCCATTTTACTGATCGTCTTTATCATCAAACTGGATAGGTCGGAAATAATTCTGCGTAAAGAAAATGATCGCGCCGTTACGATTGCACAGCAAAAAATGGACTTGTTGTTACATATGAGTCATGAAATACGTAATCCATTAACTGCAATTAAAGGTTTCCTTTATATATTCAGCAGAACTACTCTTTCTCCAAGACAAAAAGAAATGCTCGGCTCCATTACATTATCTTCTGATATGTTGCTGCTGACGCTGAATGATACGCTTGATGCTGCAAAAATGGAGAACAATGAGTTTAAGATCAATGCGGACCCTTTTAATGCTGATTTTGCTTTGAAAGAAGTGATAGAAAGTATGGAGTTCAGTGCAACTAAAAAGAAGCTTACTATCAGTTATAACTTTGAGGGAAATAAAGAAGTAGTATTATTAGGAGACAGTTTCAGACTCAAACAGATAATGGTTAATCTGTTGAGTAATGCGATCAAATATACCAGTACGGGTGGGATCACTGTAAATGCAAAACTAATAAGTGATAAGAAAGCAAACCAGCTGGAAGTTAGTATTACGGATACCGGCCTGGGTATAAGTTCAGAGCAACAGGCAAATCTGTTTTCTAAATACTATCAGACTAATTCTGCTAAAGGTACCACTGGTACCGGACTTGGTCTTTATATCTGTAAACAGATGGTTGAGTTACAGAAAGGTGTGATCAGTGTGGAAAGCAAAGCGGGTGAGGGCAGCACTTTCAAATTCAGTATTCCGTATCAGGATGGAAACATCACTGATCACACGCATACTAAAACAGTAACAGATGATCCGTTATTATTGCTTAAAGGAATAAGTATTTTGGCTGTAGATGATAATGAGCTGAATCTTATGTTTCTTAAAATGATGATTTCTAAATGGAATGTCAGATATTACCAGGCGTCAAACGGAAAGGAAGCTTTAGCTATATTGGAAAAAGAATCTGTAACGGTTGTACTCACTGATCTTCAGATGCCCGAAATGGACGGGTATGAATTGCTTTCTGCCATCAGAAACTCGGATAGTTCAATTTGTAAGATACCAGTTATTGTAATTAGTGGTGATGAGGCAGATGGAGAAGATACAGGGCTTAAAGCAAAAGGATTCTCAGGTTTGGTTACAAAACCTTTTATTGAGGCTGATCTTGTCCGGGAAATCGCAGCTGCCATACCGCAGGTGCCGGCACATTCTTAA
- a CDS encoding Dps family protein, whose product MEPIIGTIEKNSVKTAQALNLILADEFLLYTKTKNAHWNLDKHDIHRRLMLFKEQYELLEELMDSIAERIHATGYNIPATLEIFLKLEHLVEQCQVKNDGIEFIAELLEDHENLIIRLRKKAHYFGSELQESGVGTYIMELIKKHQQMIESLKIYL is encoded by the coding sequence ATGGAACCTATAATCGGAACTATCGAAAAAAACTCAGTTAAAACAGCGCAGGCCCTGAATCTTATTCTTGCGGATGAATTTCTACTTTATACTAAAACAAAAAATGCGCACTGGAATCTGGATAAGCATGATATCCATCGCAGACTGATGCTTTTTAAAGAGCAGTATGAGTTGCTGGAAGAGCTGATGGACAGCATTGCTGAACGTATTCATGCCACAGGGTATAATATTCCTGCCACACTGGAGATCTTTCTGAAACTGGAACATCTGGTTGAGCAGTGCCAGGTTAAAAATGATGGGATAGAGTTTATTGCCGAATTGCTGGAAGATCATGAGAACCTGATTATCAGATTAAGAAAAAAAGCACATTATTTTGGTAGTGAGCTCCAGGAGTCTGGTGTTGGTACTTATATCATGGAATTGATAAAAAAACACCAACAAATGATTGAGTCACTGAAGATTTATTTGTAA
- a CDS encoding RNA polymerase sigma-70 factor: MHTKEPLYSDFQKLFRLHHNTLCMHAYKYLADSDESQDAVQEVFVKFWEIKQDMVNDKNALYYLITAVRNNCISRLRKRVHTVSMEDEAVYNRISDTPLEEDRKESTDIQTLVDQALALLPPKCGAIFRMSRIDKLTYQQIANELGISVKTVENQMGKAIGIMREFARTHYIPFSILFAFIYFIGHRGIPNLYV, encoded by the coding sequence ATGCACACAAAAGAACCTTTATATTCAGATTTTCAAAAGTTATTCCGTCTGCATCACAACACCTTATGTATGCATGCTTACAAATACCTCGCAGATAGTGACGAAAGTCAGGATGCTGTGCAGGAAGTATTTGTTAAGTTCTGGGAGATCAAACAGGATATGGTCAATGATAAAAATGCCTTGTATTATCTGATCACAGCTGTACGGAATAACTGTATTTCAAGATTGAGGAAAAGAGTGCATACAGTATCCATGGAAGATGAGGCCGTTTATAACAGAATAAGCGATACCCCACTGGAGGAAGACCGGAAAGAGAGTACCGATATTCAGACACTGGTCGACCAGGCACTGGCACTGCTTCCGCCAAAATGCGGTGCAATCTTCAGAATGAGCAGAATTGACAAGCTTACCTATCAGCAAATCGCTAACGAACTGGGCATATCTGTCAAAACTGTTGAAAATCAAATGGGTAAAGCGATTGGGATCATGCGTGAATTTGCCCGTACGCATTATATTCCTTTCTCTATATTATTCGCATTTATTTATTTTATCGGGCATAGGGGTATCCCGAATTTATACGTTTAA
- a CDS encoding FecR domain-containing protein produces MQNQDINTLLAKHFNGETLSEERAIVEEWIASNPQEYNRLKSLVEQTNHLAGTPHFDLENSWQKVDAQIRGNQNKTVKLIKQPAPRKLWLSIAAALFLVTSFGLIYYSSYYNPLITISTGTIANKQVQLEDGSVVTLNANSTLKYFKHLSSDKRQVRLQGKAFFEITKNPSRPFIIDAGKGEVKVLGTTFSVNTDSGKVEVLVKTGKVQLSSKIKRGLHVTLLPGNRGILNNDQLQKDTVLSENEYAWKTGRLVFRNEKLASVIQLLETTYHRKIILDSNASSCSVTATFFTNHTLESILEELKLILKFKYEVKKDYILIHNLACENDNRQ; encoded by the coding sequence ATGCAAAATCAAGATATTAATACGCTTCTTGCCAAACATTTCAACGGCGAAACTCTTTCTGAAGAAAGAGCCATAGTTGAAGAATGGATTGCATCCAACCCTCAGGAATATAATCGCCTGAAATCATTGGTGGAGCAAACAAACCATCTTGCCGGCACCCCTCATTTTGATTTGGAGAACAGCTGGCAGAAAGTTGATGCACAGATCAGAGGAAATCAGAACAAAACAGTTAAACTCATTAAACAACCTGCTCCACGTAAATTATGGCTTTCTATTGCTGCTGCGCTATTTTTAGTGACCAGCTTTGGCCTGATCTATTATAGCAGTTATTATAACCCATTAATCACCATAAGCACAGGTACTATTGCTAATAAACAGGTTCAGCTTGAAGACGGCTCTGTGGTTACACTGAATGCAAACAGTACATTAAAATACTTTAAACACCTGTCCTCTGATAAAAGACAGGTAAGACTTCAGGGAAAAGCTTTTTTTGAAATTACTAAAAACCCTTCCAGACCTTTTATCATTGATGCCGGTAAAGGAGAAGTAAAAGTACTCGGAACTACATTTAGTGTAAATACAGATTCCGGTAAAGTAGAGGTTCTTGTCAAAACCGGTAAAGTCCAGTTAAGCAGCAAAATAAAACGCGGGCTCCATGTTACTCTTCTGCCTGGAAACAGAGGTATACTGAATAATGATCAGCTGCAGAAAGACACTGTTCTTTCAGAAAATGAATACGCCTGGAAGACAGGGCGCCTTGTTTTCAGGAATGAAAAACTGGCCAGCGTGATTCAACTACTTGAAACCACTTATCACAGAAAAATTATATTGGATAGTAATGCTTCATCATGTTCGGTGACGGCTACTTTTTTTACAAATCATACTTTAGAAAGTATACTGGAAGAGTTAAAACTCATTCTGAAGTTTAAATATGAGGTTAAAAAAGATTACATATTAATCCATAATTTAGCCTGTGAGAATGACAACAGGCAATAA